Proteins encoded in a region of the Primulina eburnea isolate SZY01 unplaced genomic scaffold, ASM2296580v1 ctg772, whole genome shotgun sequence genome:
- the LOC140822320 gene encoding uncharacterized protein isoform X5, translated as MIKHGPFDGLLGFSHGAILSAALPGLQANGVCLTKVPKIKFVVIIWGAKFRNPSVVEKAYSSLIQCPSVHFLETQ; from the exons ATGATTAAACATGGGCCTTTTGACGGTCTTCTTGGTTTCTCGCAT GGAGCAATTTTATCAGCTGCATTGCCTGGATTACAAGCTAAT GGTGTTTGTCTTACAAAGGTACCGAAGATAAAATTTGTGGTAATAATTTGGGGAGCTAAGTTCAGGAATCCGTCAGTGGTTGAAAAGGCATATTCATCTCTAATCCAATGCCCATCTGTTCACTTCTTAG
- the LOC140822320 gene encoding uncharacterized protein isoform X4 translates to MIKHGPFDGLLGFSHGAILSAALPGLQANGVCLTKVPKIKFVVIIWGAKFRNPSVVEKAYSSLIQCPSVHFLVHQSS, encoded by the exons ATGATTAAACATGGGCCTTTTGACGGTCTTCTTGGTTTCTCGCAT GGAGCAATTTTATCAGCTGCATTGCCTGGATTACAAGCTAAT GGTGTTTGTCTTACAAAGGTACCGAAGATAAAATTTGTGGTAATAATTTGGGGAGCTAAGTTCAGGAATCCGTCAGTGGTTGAAAAGGCATATTCATCTCTAATCCAATGCCCATCTGTTCACTTCTTAG
- the LOC140822316 gene encoding uncharacterized protein: MIGLIEKLVGLDLVIHGELSTDILLLSLPASFDGFVVKFNMNKLEASLEELVNMLTKYEATIKKEKPVLLVGSSYGTKKGAPNKGKKRSAPPKKNKPNKKPTKPDKSEHVCFHCKKPGHWRRNCEEYLAQKRSGHDVVLIYAMICR, from the exons atgattgggctcattGAGAAGTTGGTGGGACTCGATTTGGTTATACATGGTGAGCTCTCGACTGATATTCTCTTGTTGTCTTTGCCTGCCTCGTTCGATGGATTTGTGGTTAAatttaatatgaacaagcttgaggcctcccttgaagagttggtcaatatgCTTACTAAATATGaggccacaatcaaaaaggaaaaGCCTGTTCTTCTAGTGGGTTCTTCGTATGGTACGAAAAAGGGAGCCCCAAATAAAGGCAAGAAGCGTTCTGCCCCTCCaaagaagaacaagcccaaCAAAAAGCCCACAAAGCCTGACAAGTCAGAGCATGTCTGTTTCCACTGCaaaaagcctggacattggaggcgtaattgcgagGAGTATCTAGCCCAGAAGCGTTCTGGCCatg aTGTGGTTCTCATAtatgcaatgatttgcaggtga